Proteins encoded within one genomic window of Lactococcus garvieae:
- a CDS encoding GNAT family N-acetyltransferase: MTKITYDKVKITDIDDVMHIEETSFPADEVLSRASMLERIQVIPERFFVARNEEGRVVGMLVGPTSDKCYLTDDMFEKTEASLPTDRFQIIVSLAVDSEYQGLGIATSLLDLMKEATAEESRQGISLTCVESLIPYYERYGFVSKGISDSQLAGETWYNMVLPL, encoded by the coding sequence ATGACTAAAATTACATATGACAAAGTAAAAATCACAGACATTGATGATGTGATGCACATCGAGGAAACTTCTTTCCCTGCGGACGAAGTTCTCTCACGCGCTTCAATGTTAGAACGTATCCAAGTCATTCCTGAGCGCTTTTTTGTGGCTCGTAATGAAGAAGGTCGAGTGGTCGGTATGCTTGTAGGCCCGACTTCTGACAAATGTTATCTGACAGACGATATGTTTGAGAAAACAGAAGCTAGTCTTCCTACAGACCGCTTTCAAATTATCGTCAGCCTAGCTGTAGATAGTGAATACCAAGGACTTGGTATTGCTACTTCACTTCTGGATTTAATGAAGGAAGCTACAGCTGAGGAAAGCCGTCAAGGTATCAGCCTTACTTGTGTAGAAAGCCTTATTCCTTATTATGAACGCTATGGTTTTGTTTCTAAAGGAATTTCTGACTCACAACTTGCAGGAGAAACATGGTACAACATGGTTCTTCCATTATAA
- the gltX gene encoding glutamate--tRNA ligase produces MSNNIRVRYAPSPTGLLHIGNARTALFNYLFARHYDGDFIIRIEDTDRERHVEDGERSQLENLRWLGIDWDESPETHENYRQSERLSLYQKYIDQLLTEGKAYYSYKTPEELEADHEAQEAAGVAPHYVNEYAGMSEAEKEAYIEDRKAQGITPVVRISVNETAVYKWTDMVKGDIEFEGGNIGGDWVIQKRDGYPTYNFAVVVDDHDMQISHVIRGDDHIANTPKQLMVYEALGWEAPVFGHMTLIINSETGKKLSKRDTNTLQFIEDYRKKGFMADAIFNFIALLGWNPGGEKEKFSPEELISLFDEKRLSKSPAAFDQKKLEWMDNEYIKHAEFAPVFELTKPFLEEAGRLDERAEELVKLYKPQMKYAEEILELTDLFFGDFPELTEEARQMMELETSPVAVAAFREKLSNLEDFTTENIFPLFKETQKETGVKGKNLWMPIRIAASGSMHGPELPETIALLGKEKVLEHMAKFL; encoded by the coding sequence ATGTCTAATAACATTCGAGTGCGTTATGCACCATCACCAACAGGCCTCTTACATATCGGTAATGCTCGTACAGCACTTTTTAACTATCTCTTTGCACGTCACTATGATGGAGATTTCATCATTCGTATCGAAGATACGGACCGTGAGCGTCATGTTGAAGATGGAGAGCGTTCACAACTTGAAAACTTGCGTTGGTTGGGTATTGACTGGGATGAAAGCCCAGAAACACATGAAAACTACCGTCAGTCAGAACGTTTGAGCCTTTATCAAAAATATATTGATCAACTTTTAACTGAAGGGAAAGCATACTACTCGTATAAAACACCGGAAGAGCTTGAAGCTGATCATGAGGCGCAAGAAGCAGCAGGAGTTGCACCGCATTACGTAAATGAATATGCGGGTATGTCAGAAGCAGAAAAAGAAGCTTATATCGAAGACCGTAAAGCACAAGGAATCACACCTGTTGTGCGTATTTCTGTGAATGAAACAGCCGTTTACAAATGGACAGATATGGTTAAAGGCGACATTGAATTTGAGGGTGGCAATATCGGTGGCGACTGGGTTATCCAAAAACGTGATGGCTACCCAACTTACAACTTTGCTGTTGTTGTAGATGACCATGATATGCAAATCTCACACGTTATTCGAGGGGATGACCATATTGCCAACACACCAAAACAATTAATGGTGTATGAAGCCTTAGGATGGGAAGCACCTGTATTTGGTCATATGACGTTAATTATTAACTCTGAAACGGGTAAAAAGTTGTCTAAACGAGACACAAATACGCTTCAATTTATCGAAGATTACCGTAAAAAAGGGTTCATGGCTGACGCTATTTTCAACTTTATTGCCCTCTTAGGTTGGAATCCTGGTGGGGAAAAAGAAAAGTTCAGTCCAGAAGAGTTAATTTCCCTTTTTGATGAGAAACGTTTGAGCAAATCTCCAGCTGCCTTTGACCAAAAGAAATTGGAGTGGATGGATAATGAATACATTAAGCATGCCGAATTTGCCCCTGTATTTGAATTAACAAAACCTTTCCTTGAAGAAGCTGGACGTCTGGATGAGCGTGCTGAAGAGTTGGTGAAACTCTACAAACCACAAATGAAATATGCTGAAGAAATTCTTGAATTAACAGACCTCTTCTTTGGTGATTTCCCAGAATTGACTGAAGAAGCACGTCAAATGATGGAGCTAGAGACTTCACCAGTAGCTGTTGCAGCTTTCCGTGAAAAGTTGTCAAACTTAGAAGATTTCACTACTGAAAATATTTTCCCGCTTTTCAAAGAAACACAAAAAGAAACAGGTGTTAAAGGAAAAAATCTCTGGATGCCTATTCGTATTGCCGCTTCTGGTAGCATGCACGGGCCAGAATTACCGGAAACTATCGCCCTCTTAGGTAAGGAAAAAGTACTGGAACATATGGCAAAATTCTTGTAA
- a CDS encoding zinc-dependent alcohol dehydrogenase family protein, with protein MNKSLIYEAFGQPHQVLKIKESCKPSLQDHEILVKMIYAPVNPSDLIPIKGAYAHRIKLPSVAGYEGVGRIIEVGDALSQKLIGQHVLPLHGEGTWQFFVKCPIDHAYFIPESFDLLSASQLYINPLTALLLCTEVLRLEPGEKLAINAAASSIGQVFAQLSKVIGFDLVAITRDRKKHEKLRLLGAREVRTDLIGLEVDAAIDCVGGEAGNDLAACVRPGGKFQALGLLSGKQVDWAKISSLPIETGIFHLRHWYTKLSVQEWQEKMQMLEQLVTNKQLVINQEITLVPFDKLVTKLDKPSKNKLIVDFTQK; from the coding sequence ATGAATAAAAGTTTAATATATGAGGCATTTGGGCAACCTCATCAAGTCCTAAAGATAAAAGAAAGCTGTAAACCAAGTTTACAAGATCACGAAATCCTTGTGAAAATGATCTATGCTCCCGTCAACCCTTCCGACTTGATTCCTATTAAAGGAGCCTATGCTCATCGAATCAAACTTCCCTCGGTTGCGGGATATGAAGGTGTAGGGAGGATTATTGAGGTTGGCGATGCTCTTTCCCAAAAACTTATTGGGCAACACGTTTTACCTTTGCATGGCGAAGGAACCTGGCAGTTTTTCGTCAAATGCCCGATAGATCATGCTTATTTCATCCCAGAATCTTTCGATTTGCTGTCTGCCAGTCAACTTTATATTAATCCTTTAACGGCTCTGCTTCTTTGTACAGAGGTGCTAAGACTAGAACCTGGTGAAAAGCTCGCTATCAATGCAGCAGCCTCTTCCATAGGCCAGGTCTTTGCTCAGCTTTCAAAAGTTATAGGCTTCGATCTGGTTGCCATCACACGAGACAGGAAAAAGCACGAAAAGTTACGTCTACTGGGTGCCCGAGAGGTGCGGACAGATTTGATCGGCTTAGAAGTTGATGCTGCTATTGATTGCGTTGGAGGTGAGGCTGGTAATGATTTAGCAGCTTGTGTTCGTCCGGGTGGGAAATTTCAGGCACTCGGTCTCCTTTCTGGTAAACAAGTAGACTGGGCGAAAATCTCAAGCTTACCCATAGAAACTGGTATTTTCCATCTGCGTCACTGGTATACCAAACTTAGTGTACAGGAGTGGCAGGAAAAAATGCAGATGTTGGAACAACTGGTCACTAATAAGCAATTAGTCATCAATCAGGAGATTACTCTTGTGCCCTTCGATAAATTAGTTACTAAATTGGATAAACCTTCAAAGAATAAGCTTATCGTCGACTTTACGCAAAAATAG
- a CDS encoding vWA domain-containing protein has product MKGKELYKGIRLFMIISLVIQALFPVLSIADTLEKEKNPSRIHLSEASWEDEKKTHLVIDGEILKGNFEEENSETIELEGAEFINIDQQAQLSDITDGHYSLKDDKIFLTLGKESQGKLSLRLQVVKDSLVDGKEIKVTLGDQVLIVPIKIEKSDEASTNAEETSVSEKKTGTLTDKERGLNLGSTQFLPNAQSFPWTIVENSKSSDPNTDGLADMGFSDVPGAHDGRIWTDKTVRHHLGSLSEDQFEVTLSALAQSAPARAGYQIPADTVFTIDVSGSMTRVDSPGGRSRIALLVDAINEAIDILQDANPLNRVAVVAYGGATGGYARVENVLSLGRYDSTNGSFFTMGTSSRVNVVAKPVPNSGGQVKADRLSVTGSTPTQWGIREASRILEQVSDRLVEVPVTDEDGNPEAPVTVGPNGGQIVASTGDFYGDGSYGEQGLAVMTALTAAYRERTVFNHFFPQGQVQGTAPTQPGADVGFFSISLGVQATAAAQNLISATLNPIAANTSLVGPNIRHQMGMSGTTAGPTSATPTMATLFNNFVNNGSTGNFQAQFRQGISNYQWNNAKSTVNITNNAPITLTASNIAYADEFFKADDLQTLRDAFISITNNIQNTSNSNIVDGSGDASDLGAGRVDFSDVLGKYMAFDGLTNIEFPAPSGGTFTYNIADVDAHREEFIKTLTSQIRYPEPSVDFISDTDAAQILDNRPGGIITYYTDTDGRYLGVDASLEATAATKVALYPVWGAVESQATGTSANVSGLLFSVYTALRDITFRSDYGTGKTGERLLQTQDQFVHWSIPQNLLPERTVREDGTITGNTSPVRARFNVSLDEERVEADLRAGGGAMPTSFYSNFWEQENNDSFVTFEPSKANPFFNFDGDRVITKTENTTATDAHVSIQNSTADPTDPAGRIVVNLLGNNGTFALEYKGQIRLEKEFIFLDADGNRVNPDGEIPTGVQLEPLKFEIKTPSGEIRTVDFDPHAFVLENGRYSFNLPEDLPPGTYEVTEIGGDVTTPGYTHVPGQKTQSVSLAPGSTATASFVNLYVAPAPILPSLRIIKFFHGLPNGVYPENFEILVEGPVGVNPQPGSPGVWTENTTSGRWETRLNLNEAISGTAFLDIEQGTYTITELNADNLVNQDYLFSGNSWSYRETGHGGNSGQGSGTGPVDVTIRGAEDDVIFRFDNFYEQLGSFALTKTFEGLPLDRIPENFYIAVTNENNEEVGRISKADILSDDTTLQVEKLPPGLYTITEHNYKVEGWEHISTATIDGTPLAGTGDPLQYNFYISGGGANNNIAINMNNRYNRPPVTPPLPPIYPLQLIKVDQYGHRVAKAQFELQFYDTSANEWKTIVEGLESDKNGLVNYVVTEPGRYRFHETQAPSGYEIAENPYSEERTVVDGNTGLIRFGEMENRLIERIQIRKTDAANKPLAGAVFKVELRNNGSWETIAEGLTSGADGLVTHTVEKDGLYRFIETQAPTGFVLDESPREVKVNAGETGQSTFFAGDMVNHRAGPEKPETPSYALQLLKVNEANDPLSGAVFKLEMYNESTETWEIVSENLSSDSNGRVTANVPKVARYRFVETSAPEGYILDATPIETTLEEGATGVIDAGKLVNKSRDGLPSTGENLGLWLVALGLLSLLVAGFAVSQKRKRNKR; this is encoded by the coding sequence ATGAAAGGTAAAGAATTGTACAAAGGAATACGTTTGTTCATGATTATTTCCCTTGTAATACAAGCACTGTTTCCAGTGTTAAGTATTGCAGATACCTTAGAGAAGGAAAAAAATCCCTCACGCATACATTTAAGTGAGGCTTCTTGGGAAGACGAAAAGAAGACGCACCTTGTTATTGACGGAGAGATACTAAAAGGGAATTTCGAAGAAGAGAACTCTGAAACGATAGAGCTTGAAGGAGCTGAGTTTATAAATATAGACCAGCAAGCACAACTATCAGATATAACCGACGGCCACTATAGCCTGAAGGATGATAAAATTTTCTTAACCCTAGGTAAAGAAAGTCAAGGCAAACTCTCGCTGAGACTTCAAGTAGTTAAAGACTCTTTGGTGGATGGGAAGGAAATAAAAGTCACGCTTGGAGATCAAGTTTTGATTGTTCCTATAAAAATAGAAAAATCAGATGAAGCAAGCACTAATGCTGAGGAAACATCTGTGTCTGAAAAGAAAACAGGAACATTAACCGATAAAGAGAGAGGTTTGAACTTAGGTTCAACACAATTTTTACCCAATGCGCAAAGTTTTCCTTGGACTATCGTAGAAAACAGCAAAAGTTCTGATCCAAATACTGATGGGTTAGCAGATATGGGATTCTCGGACGTGCCAGGTGCGCATGATGGGCGGATTTGGACAGATAAGACTGTTCGTCATCATCTAGGAAGTCTATCTGAAGATCAGTTTGAAGTGACACTTTCAGCTTTGGCGCAGAGTGCTCCGGCTCGTGCAGGTTATCAGATTCCTGCAGATACTGTATTTACTATTGATGTTTCTGGTAGTATGACACGTGTCGACTCACCGGGGGGACGTTCACGTATTGCACTTCTTGTTGATGCTATTAACGAAGCTATAGATATCTTACAAGATGCTAACCCTCTCAACCGCGTAGCCGTGGTGGCTTATGGAGGAGCAACTGGAGGCTATGCCCGAGTGGAAAATGTTCTTTCATTAGGACGTTACGATTCTACGAATGGTTCTTTCTTTACCATGGGAACATCTTCCCGAGTCAATGTAGTGGCAAAGCCAGTCCCAAATTCTGGAGGGCAAGTGAAAGCTGATCGCCTCTCTGTCACTGGTTCAACACCGACCCAGTGGGGGATAAGAGAAGCGAGTCGTATTTTAGAACAAGTTTCCGATCGTTTAGTGGAAGTTCCCGTAACCGATGAAGATGGAAATCCAGAAGCACCTGTCACTGTAGGTCCAAATGGAGGTCAAATCGTAGCTTCAACTGGTGATTTCTATGGCGATGGAAGTTATGGTGAACAAGGACTAGCAGTGATGACCGCCCTGACCGCAGCTTATCGGGAAAGAACAGTTTTTAATCACTTCTTCCCCCAAGGGCAGGTTCAAGGCACTGCTCCGACTCAACCAGGCGCAGATGTCGGTTTCTTTAGTATTAGCTTAGGCGTCCAAGCAACTGCTGCAGCGCAGAACTTGATCAGCGCAACCTTGAATCCTATAGCTGCCAATACAAGTCTAGTGGGACCAAATATCCGTCATCAGATGGGAATGAGCGGCACTACAGCTGGGCCAACTTCGGCAACTCCTACCATGGCCACTCTTTTTAATAACTTTGTAAATAACGGTTCAACAGGTAATTTTCAAGCACAGTTTAGACAAGGCATTAGTAATTACCAATGGAATAATGCTAAGAGTACAGTCAATATTACTAATAACGCACCTATAACTCTAACAGCCTCTAATATCGCCTACGCAGATGAGTTTTTCAAAGCAGATGACTTACAGACTTTGCGGGATGCGTTTATTTCTATCACTAATAATATTCAAAACACAAGTAATTCTAACATTGTAGATGGATCGGGTGATGCGAGTGATTTGGGAGCGGGGAGAGTGGACTTTTCGGATGTCTTAGGAAAATATATGGCATTTGATGGGCTAACCAACATTGAATTCCCAGCTCCATCAGGTGGAACATTTACCTATAATATTGCTGATGTAGATGCACACCGTGAGGAGTTCATTAAAACATTAACATCCCAAATCCGTTATCCTGAACCTTCGGTCGACTTTATCAGTGATACAGATGCGGCACAAATATTGGATAACCGCCCAGGTGGGATTATCACTTATTATACGGATACAGATGGCCGTTATCTAGGGGTTGATGCAAGTCTCGAAGCAACAGCCGCAACAAAAGTTGCACTTTACCCTGTCTGGGGTGCGGTCGAAAGTCAAGCCACCGGCACATCTGCAAATGTGAGTGGGTTACTCTTTAGTGTTTATACTGCCCTGCGTGATATCACCTTCCGCTCAGACTATGGGACAGGCAAGACAGGTGAGCGTCTTCTACAAACACAGGATCAATTTGTTCATTGGAGTATTCCTCAGAATCTTCTGCCTGAGCGTACGGTGCGAGAGGACGGAACGATTACAGGGAATACATCACCTGTGCGGGCAAGATTTAATGTTAGCTTAGATGAAGAAAGAGTGGAAGCTGATCTTCGAGCAGGCGGAGGTGCCATGCCGACGTCCTTCTACTCAAATTTTTGGGAACAAGAAAATAATGACTCTTTTGTTACTTTTGAGCCATCAAAAGCCAACCCTTTCTTTAACTTTGATGGGGACAGAGTGATAACTAAAACAGAAAATACTACAGCGACAGATGCACATGTGAGTATCCAAAATAGCACAGCGGATCCAACAGATCCTGCAGGACGCATTGTTGTGAACTTATTAGGAAACAATGGAACTTTTGCCTTAGAGTACAAAGGGCAAATAAGACTCGAAAAAGAGTTTATCTTCCTTGATGCAGATGGTAACCGCGTCAATCCCGACGGGGAAATACCTACTGGAGTACAGTTAGAGCCGTTAAAATTTGAGATAAAAACACCGTCTGGGGAGATTCGCACAGTCGATTTTGATCCTCACGCTTTTGTACTCGAAAACGGCAGATATAGCTTTAACTTACCAGAAGATCTTCCGCCTGGCACTTATGAAGTGACGGAGATTGGTGGAGATGTCACTACACCGGGTTATACACATGTTCCCGGGCAAAAGACTCAAAGCGTGTCTTTAGCGCCTGGTTCGACAGCAACCGCTAGTTTTGTTAACTTGTATGTGGCGCCAGCACCTATCTTACCTTCACTCAGAATCATCAAGTTCTTCCATGGTCTCCCTAACGGGGTCTATCCGGAAAACTTTGAAATCTTAGTAGAAGGACCTGTGGGAGTTAATCCTCAACCAGGGAGTCCAGGTGTGTGGACAGAAAATACAACCAGTGGGCGTTGGGAGACCCGCCTCAACCTCAATGAAGCTATTTCTGGGACAGCCTTTCTTGACATTGAACAGGGTACTTATACGATTACAGAGCTGAATGCTGATAATCTAGTAAACCAAGACTACCTCTTTTCAGGCAACTCATGGAGTTATAGAGAAACAGGCCATGGAGGCAACTCAGGTCAAGGCAGTGGGACAGGACCTGTGGATGTAACGATAAGAGGAGCAGAAGATGATGTCATTTTCCGATTTGACAACTTCTATGAACAGCTGGGTTCATTTGCGCTAACAAAGACTTTTGAAGGCCTGCCACTTGATCGGATTCCAGAGAACTTCTATATTGCAGTGACGAATGAAAACAATGAAGAAGTCGGACGGATCTCGAAAGCGGATATTCTTAGTGATGATACCACGCTTCAGGTGGAAAAATTACCACCAGGGCTTTATACCATCACCGAACATAACTATAAGGTAGAAGGCTGGGAGCATATTAGTACAGCTACCATTGATGGCACCCCACTCGCTGGCACGGGAGATCCACTTCAGTATAACTTTTATATTTCTGGTGGAGGAGCCAACAACAATATTGCAATCAATATGAATAATCGTTACAATCGACCGCCTGTTACGCCTCCCCTACCACCTATTTACCCCCTTCAGCTGATTAAAGTTGATCAATACGGCCATCGAGTTGCCAAGGCTCAATTTGAATTACAGTTTTATGATACCTCAGCAAATGAGTGGAAAACCATTGTGGAAGGGTTAGAGTCCGATAAAAATGGCCTCGTAAACTATGTTGTTACTGAACCAGGACGCTATCGTTTCCATGAAACACAAGCACCTTCAGGATATGAAATAGCGGAAAATCCTTATAGTGAAGAACGCACAGTAGTAGATGGCAATACAGGTCTTATCCGCTTTGGAGAGATGGAAAATAGACTTATTGAGCGCATTCAGATTAGAAAAACAGATGCAGCTAACAAACCTTTGGCTGGAGCAGTTTTTAAAGTTGAATTGAGAAACAACGGTTCATGGGAGACTATTGCTGAAGGTCTGACATCTGGAGCCGATGGTCTCGTGACACATACTGTGGAAAAGGACGGTCTCTATCGTTTTATTGAAACTCAGGCACCGACAGGCTTTGTACTTGATGAAAGCCCACGTGAAGTTAAGGTAAATGCAGGTGAAACTGGGCAAAGTACATTCTTTGCTGGAGATATGGTTAACCACAGAGCAGGGCCCGAAAAGCCAGAAACTCCTTCCTATGCCTTACAACTGCTTAAGGTAAATGAAGCCAATGACCCTCTTTCTGGTGCAGTCTTTAAACTAGAAATGTATAATGAAAGTACAGAAACATGGGAAATCGTATCAGAAAACTTAAGTTCAGATAGCAATGGACGTGTTACAGCGAATGTTCCAAAAGTAGCGCGTTACCGTTTCGTCGAAACATCGGCTCCAGAAGGGTATATTTTGGATGCTACACCTATCGAAACCACGCTGGAAGAGGGAGCTACAGGTGTAATAGATGCAGGAAAACTGGTTAATAAATCAAGAGATGGTTTACCATCTACCGGAGAAAATCTGGGGCTGTGGCTCGTGGCGCTAGGCTTACTTTCACTTTTGGTAGCAGGCTTTGCTGTCTCACAAAAAAGGAAGAGGAATAAGAGATAA
- a CDS encoding Xaa-Pro dipeptidyl-peptidase: MKFNHFSIVEKSFDEQLIELDHLGFTWSVFWEEKKILKNFLTVAPVDIESIQATATQSLQDFLLTEDELTWDIFWTVSLQLLGFVPNFEFQVAHAADFASSINLPMSDKEELNSESLISALYLLLCTRRKNGMSLVEHWVSEGLLPLSNTYHFFNDKSLATFDTAKVIRETVWVETKVDTYNTGEYDLIKVQIIRPLFEGKLPAVMTASPYHLGINEIANDKQLHDMNVPLTEKKAEKIQVETKIPELPDYKEETALEASAKTTSQKFTHGWTYSLNDYFLARGFASIYVAGVGTLDSDGFQTSGDYQQIYSMTAVIDWLNGRARAFTSRKQKLEIIADWANGKVAMTGKSYLGTMAYGAATTGIEGLEVILAEAGISSWYSYYRENGLVRSPGGYPGEDLDVLAALTYSRNLQGADFLAHNSQYETKLEEMLQALDRQTGDYNQYWHDRNYLPQAEKTQADVLIVHGLQDWNVTPDQAYHFWHALPKGAKKHAFLHRGAHIYMNNWQSIDFSETINSYFTAKLLDRDLTLDLPPVILQENGKAQSWTGVHSWSAEKTVKWPLGKTAASISKFDNHYDEKTFAQYSEDFRAFKKDLFEGKAQATVIDLPVSEDVMINGQIQLDLKVKVNDSKAILSAQLLDFGDKKRLSDSAQNLELKAIDRGRNFMLENLMEIPLVDNPYQLISKGFLNLQNREDVLSVSSIPKDEWMHFTLKLQPTLYQLKQGEKLRLLLYSTDFEHTVRDNREVTYEVDLGSSKIILPVDSQ, encoded by the coding sequence ATGAAATTTAATCACTTTTCTATTGTAGAAAAATCTTTTGATGAGCAGTTAATAGAACTGGATCATCTCGGCTTTACTTGGTCTGTCTTTTGGGAAGAAAAGAAAATACTCAAAAACTTTTTAACCGTCGCTCCAGTAGATATTGAGAGCATTCAAGCAACAGCTACACAAAGCCTCCAAGATTTTCTTCTCACTGAAGATGAGCTTACTTGGGATATATTCTGGACGGTTAGCTTACAGTTACTCGGATTTGTGCCTAACTTTGAATTTCAGGTGGCACATGCTGCTGATTTTGCAAGTTCCATTAATTTACCTATGTCCGATAAGGAAGAACTAAACAGTGAAAGCTTAATAAGTGCCCTTTATCTCCTCTTATGTACACGACGCAAAAATGGGATGTCTCTCGTAGAACATTGGGTGTCTGAGGGTTTGCTTCCTTTAAGTAACACTTACCATTTTTTCAATGATAAGTCTTTGGCAACTTTCGATACAGCTAAGGTAATACGTGAAACAGTCTGGGTGGAAACAAAGGTAGATACTTACAATACTGGAGAGTATGATTTGATTAAAGTACAGATCATCCGTCCACTCTTTGAAGGTAAGCTTCCAGCTGTGATGACAGCTAGCCCCTACCATTTGGGAATAAATGAAATAGCGAACGACAAGCAACTCCATGATATGAATGTTCCCTTGACTGAAAAGAAAGCTGAAAAAATTCAGGTGGAAACCAAGATTCCCGAGTTGCCTGACTATAAAGAAGAAACAGCTTTGGAGGCTTCAGCAAAAACTACAAGCCAAAAATTTACCCATGGTTGGACTTACTCACTCAATGACTATTTCTTAGCGCGTGGTTTTGCTTCCATCTATGTCGCTGGTGTTGGTACGCTCGACTCTGATGGTTTTCAAACTTCTGGGGATTATCAACAAATATACAGCATGACTGCTGTTATAGACTGGCTGAATGGACGCGCTCGCGCGTTCACTTCACGAAAACAAAAGCTAGAGATTATAGCCGACTGGGCAAATGGTAAAGTAGCCATGACAGGTAAATCTTATCTAGGAACGATGGCTTATGGTGCCGCCACTACTGGTATTGAAGGTTTGGAAGTTATTTTAGCTGAAGCGGGCATCAGTTCTTGGTATAGTTACTACCGTGAAAATGGCCTCGTACGCTCACCGGGTGGCTATCCAGGTGAGGACTTAGATGTCTTGGCTGCGCTCACTTACTCTCGCAATCTTCAAGGTGCTGATTTTCTGGCTCATAATAGCCAATACGAAACAAAGCTTGAAGAGATGCTCCAAGCCCTAGACCGCCAGACGGGGGACTATAACCAGTACTGGCACGATCGAAACTACCTCCCTCAAGCTGAAAAGACCCAAGCGGATGTTTTGATTGTACACGGCTTGCAGGATTGGAATGTCACACCTGATCAGGCCTATCATTTTTGGCACGCACTTCCTAAAGGAGCGAAAAAACACGCTTTCCTGCACCGTGGTGCCCATATTTACATGAATAACTGGCAATCTATCGACTTTAGTGAAACAATCAACAGCTACTTCACTGCTAAGCTTTTGGATAGAGATTTAACCTTAGACTTACCCCCTGTTATTTTGCAAGAAAATGGAAAAGCCCAGAGTTGGACAGGCGTTCATAGCTGGTCGGCTGAAAAGACGGTAAAATGGCCATTAGGTAAAACTGCAGCTTCTATCTCTAAGTTTGATAACCATTATGATGAAAAGACTTTTGCTCAGTATAGTGAGGATTTTAGAGCTTTCAAGAAAGACTTATTTGAAGGAAAAGCTCAGGCGACAGTTATTGACTTGCCTGTGTCTGAAGATGTGATGATTAATGGTCAGATTCAGCTTGATCTCAAAGTAAAAGTCAATGATAGCAAAGCTATCCTCTCAGCTCAGCTCCTTGATTTTGGAGATAAAAAACGCCTCAGTGATAGTGCTCAAAATCTAGAGTTAAAAGCTATAGACCGTGGCCGAAATTTCATGCTCGAAAACCTTATGGAAATTCCATTAGTGGATAATCCATATCAACTTATAAGCAAAGGGTTCCTCAACCTCCAAAATCGTGAGGACGTACTTTCAGTCAGCTCGATCCCTAAAGATGAGTGGATGCACTTTACTCTTAAACTTCAACCCACACTCTATCAACTCAAGCAAGGAGAGAAGTTGCGTCTCTTGCTTTACAGTACAGACTTTGAACATACGGTACGAGATAACCGCGAGGTAACTTATGAAGTCGACCTTGGTTCTTCTAAAATTATCTTACCTGTAGATTCTCAATAA
- a CDS encoding Crp/Fnr family transcriptional regulator — protein MTKEFIEYLLRLLEEKEVNVVTQKRHSYVMYQGIESEYVYILKEGVAKISNIMRDGREFNIAYVTEPDFVSLLEEKQENGISALFNVRVESDEASFYRVQRKVFWKWVMSDLTLFRIVDDFYQRRLALNLELLQKMTINGKKGAVCACINSLINEFGIKKRNGILIDFPVTNEDIAGFCGISTRNSVNRIIRDLKAEEIIDIIDNKIMVYNAQYFEDYIS, from the coding sequence ATGACAAAAGAATTTATAGAATATTTACTGCGTTTATTGGAAGAAAAAGAAGTAAATGTTGTGACGCAAAAAAGACATAGCTATGTGATGTATCAGGGGATTGAATCTGAATACGTCTATATCCTTAAAGAGGGCGTAGCTAAAATCAGTAATATCATGCGAGATGGACGAGAATTCAATATTGCTTACGTAACCGAACCTGATTTCGTTTCCTTGCTTGAAGAAAAACAGGAAAATGGTATCTCTGCCCTGTTTAATGTCAGAGTAGAATCAGATGAAGCAAGCTTTTACCGAGTACAACGTAAAGTATTTTGGAAATGGGTGATGAGTGACTTGACTTTATTTAGGATAGTGGATGATTTCTATCAAAGAAGACTGGCTCTCAACTTAGAACTCTTGCAAAAGATGACGATTAATGGGAAAAAAGGTGCGGTTTGTGCTTGTATCAACAGTCTAATCAATGAATTTGGGATTAAAAAAAGAAACGGCATATTGATTGATTTTCCGGTGACGAATGAAGATATTGCGGGTTTTTGTGGTATATCAACGCGGAACAGTGTAAACCGGATTATACGTGACTTAAAAGCAGAAGAAATCATTGACATTATTGATAACAAGATTATGGTTTACAACGCCCAATATTTTGAAGATTATATTAGCTAA